Proteins from a single region of Neomonachus schauinslandi chromosome 10, ASM220157v2, whole genome shotgun sequence:
- the LOC110580445 gene encoding LOW QUALITY PROTEIN: replication factor C subunit 3-like (The sequence of the model RefSeq protein was modified relative to this genomic sequence to represent the inferred CDS: inserted 2 bases in 1 codon) translates to MSLWVGKYWLCSLGWLDYHNEQAAQLCNLVQCGDFPHILVYGPSGAGKXRIMCILHELYGVGVEKLRIEHQTITTPSKKKIEISTIASSYHLEVNPSDAGNSDRVVIQGMLKAVAQSQQLETNSQRDFKVVLLTEVDKLTKDAQHALCRTMEKYMFTCRLILCCNSASQMIPPIHSRCLAVRVPAPSIEDICHVLSTVCKKEGLNLPSHLAHRLVEKSCRNLRKALPMCEACRVQQYPFTADQEIPETDWEVYLWETANAIVSQQTPQRLLEVRGRLYELLTHCILPEIIMKGLLSDLLHNCDGQLKREVAQIAAYYEHCLQLGSKAIYHLEAFVAKFMALYKKFMEDGLEGMIFCYLDIYP, encoded by the exons ATGAGCCTCTGGGTGGGCAAATACTGGCTCTGCTCCTTGGGATGGCTGGACTATCACAACGAGCAAGCAGCCCAGCTGTGCAACCTGGTGCAGTGTGGTGATTTTCCTCATATCTTAGTGTATGGACCATCAGGTGctggaaa aagaattatgtgtattttacatgaACTTTATGGTGTTGGAGTGGAAAAATTAAGAATTGAACATCAGACCATCACAACTccatctaaaaagaaaattgaaattagCACTATTGCAAGCAGTTATCACCTTGAAGTTAATCCCAGTGATGCTGGAAATAGTGACCGGGTAGTAATTCAGGGGATGTTGAAAGCAGTGGCACAATCACAGCAACTTGAAACAAACTCTCAAAGAGATTTTAAAGTGGTATTATTGACAGAGGTTGACAAACTCaccaaagatgctcaacatgccTTGTGTAGAACCATGGAAAAGTATATGTTCACTTGCAGACTGATCTTGTGTTGCAATTCTGCATCTCAAATGATACCACCTATTCATAGTAGGTGCCTGGCAGTTCGTGTGCCTGCTCCCAGCATTGAAGATATTTGTCATGTGTTATCTACTGTGTGCAAGAAGGAAGGTCTAAATCTTCCTTCACATCTGGCTCATCGACTTGTAGAAAAGTCATGCAGGAATCTCCGAAAAGCCCTTCCTATGTGTGAAGCCTGCAGAGTGCAACAATATCCTTTTACTGCAGATCAAGAAATCCCTGAAACAGATTGGGAGGTGTATCTCTGGGAGACCGCCAATGCTATTGTCAGTCAACAGACTCCACAAAGACTCCTTGAAGTTCGTGGAAGACTTTATGAGCTTCTAACTCATTGTATTCTTCCTGAAATAATAATGAAGGGCCTTCTCTCAGACCTTTTACATAATTGCGATGGACAACTGAAAAGGGAAGTGGCCCAGATAGCTGCTTACTATGAACATTGTCTACAGCTTGGTAGCAAAGCCATTTATCACTTGGAAGCATTTGTGGCCAAATTTATGGCACTTTATAAGAAGTTCATGGAGGATGGATTGGAAGGCATGATATTTTGTTATCTTGACATCTATCCTTAA